The DNA sequence cccttctccttcgtCCTCATCGCACCATCTCACCCCGCCAGGCGCACCTGCTTCTACCGGAGGAGGGTTATCTGCTGCTTCGAGGTCCTCTGCAGATTTGACACGTCAAGTGCGCTCACCGAGACCGATTGAGAGACGACATCAGGTTAGGGAAGATATCTACCCCGAAACGCCCGCGCAGACTAAACGACGACAAGAGCGTGAACAACGTCGGCTTGTTTCGGGTCAAGGGCCTCATGCTGCTGCACATACGTTGCCACCTTTAGCAAACCACAACAACGCACTCGCGGTTGACACTGCGCTAGCTGAGAGCGGCCGGTCAAGGATTTTGCCAGAAATTGAAATCgttgaggatgatgatcCAAGAATTATCTTCCCCAAAGAAGGTAAAACCACAAGGGTGCAAAAGACGCATGATCATGTTATCAAAGGCCCATTCTCACATGCTCTGCACGCGCGAAAAGGGTCACATGCATCCTCCACGGCACTCAACACGTTTAACGGTGCAAGCAACGATGGTCCTTCCTCCGGTATTGGCCATTCTTCGTCAATCCACGACTTTTCTTCTCTTACCCGCCCCAAGTCGCTAACTGGCTCAAAACCTGGTTCTTCCTTTATAGACGATAGTGGTGGTTATCTCCCCAGTCGATGGGCGAGTGGAGATAAGAGTTTGAGGGTAACGGGagatgagagagagaagtATAGACCGAGGGAATGGGGTGGGAAGTATGGCGATctgggaggaagagaagatgaatgGAGGTAAGTTTATCATCTAATTCTGCCGCATCAGGATATAGGGATGCTGATACTTTGGGTCGTTTAGACCGACACCGAAAGACCAAATGAAGCGCAACCTGAAAGACATAGCGACAAGCGCTAGGTTCAGTCTGTACAGgacaaagaagaagttgtTGCGGAAAGCCGATCTTTAAAAAGATGCCCCCCTCCCGACCATCCCTCACAAATCAAGTATCGTTGATTGTTTTATGGTTTttccttcatcatcttccctcttcccatcATCAGGTTGTCCAGACAGGTTATGTGTTCCTGATCTTTGTAGTAGTTTCTGTTGTCTTTTCAGTTGTATCTGTTCTAACTTTTTTCTATTCATATCGGTTGGGTTTATATACCAATCATGATCTATTATATATAAattcttttcctttctttctttcttctttcgtTCAGCTATATGTCATTTTTATCAGCCAAAGTTGTGGATTTCATTCGTGGAAATGCGAAAGGCGTTTCTTGGTTTAGCCAACATGTATCGCAATATGCCATCACTCCGTATGTGTACACATCGTCAAATACTGTTGGTGTACTATCTCTTTGTCGTGAGGAATAACAAACTGAATCTTTCTTATCTCCTGAATGATGTGTAGCATTCCGCCCGTTCATCGCTCACATTGCGCTAGTTGTTGGGAGTATGATTCTTATTTTAGTTATAGTAGCATTAGTAGGGACAGGAATTTTCTTATAAGGGTCCATCATCATAGCCCCTTGGCAAAACCACTTTGGTGGAAATCCTACGTGTTCATACGTTCGTCGTTGGTAGTGACCTAGAACTAGTTGATTCGGGACGGGAAGTTCGCCATTTTGTGCGTGCAGTATATGTTCAGCCATCTGGAACGAATTTGGATAGAACTTCCTTTGCCACCACCTACAAAACATTGCTGCGACTCGTAACAATCAGCATACTTAGTAAAACTACTTGTGAAATATGTGGCAATAACACGATTATGGCAGGGACAGTAGTAGTAAAGACGAGAGAAATCATATCATATCGTGTATCTAAACCCCAGAAAAGCTATAAATCGATGAACAAATTGATGAACgaaaaataaataaatcAGGAAGGTAAATAAAAGAGAACGCCATTACTATAATGTGTTTCCAAATCAATGAAAGGTATACCGCAGATACCTAAATTACTTCTCACAACTGGCCATTAAATCCTTCGGTTCGTGAAATTAGGTCATCACTCTATTCGGAAAGCCGCAACCGCAAGTGGGTATCAGTAGAAGAGGAAGTTATGGTAAAAAgtgaaaaaaaaacatCCACAACACTGCCTGAACCTCGCATCCTTCGACTTTACAACTTCTTGTTATCATCCTGCTTCacttccctcttctcttccctctccttttccccaCCTGTATGTTGATCATCGGACATTTGTCCATGGGGATCATAATGATAACCTTCGTACCCGTGCGCTCCCGGCGCACCACCCTCAGCTGTCGAGGGTCCACTCCTCATCGTCTTGGGAGGACTACCTAACAATGCGGAGATCGCCAAACTGCCCCTTCTCTCGCTGGTGGCTGGCAACCAGTTGGGATCATGCGGGCGTGGAGGGTCCATAGCAGCATTACCCGATGCCGCACCAGGGTGAGGGGGAGGATGAGGGGCGCCATGCGCGTTATTCGCTTGAGCAGGGGCCGAACTATCGGGTACTTGAGTGTTGGAAGACGATGATGGCCGAGGGTGTTTACGATCATCCTTGCCAAAGTCATCCTCCGCGCGACGTTTACGGGAGTCGTAGTTTTGATATGGGTAACCCTCGGCATTGGGATTGGGAACATTATATTGGAAGGGAGACTCGTGAGGTGGAGGAGCAGTTGGGGGCGCACCAGTGCCATACCCGGGAGCGTAGGGTCCGCCATTGGCCGGCGCGTGGGGATACTGACTCTGCCAGCCCGGAGGGTGGTACTCATACACCTCTTCCCTAGGGGGATATGAGCCGTGAGCAGCGTGAGTAGGGGGGTAATAGCCTTcgggaggaggagggtATGCAGCGGCGTCGTGAGGAGGGTAGGCACCGTGTcctggaggaggagaagacCAGTTGGGAGGCTGTTGTTGAGCTGGGGGGACGTTGCCGTACATCGGTGACTGGGGAGGAGGTCCGTGGGCAGTAGCAGGAGGCTCAGACTCGGCATAATGTGCGGGAACGGGGAGTTCACGGCCAGAAGCAGACATAGGTCGGTAGGGATAAGGCAACCCAGACATCGAATCGCCAGAAGAACCGGTTCCAGAAGCTGCAGGAGGTCTAGCAGAGTCATAGTAGCCCTGTTGGTAGCCATAGCCCGCAGATGAACCAGGTCTCCGTGATGGCCCAGCATCATCATTAAGACTATGCTCAGGAACATAAGGATAGTCATACCCCCCATTAGTCCTGGgtcgaggatgaggaggagcaTTCCACTGAGATTCATGGTACTGTGCGTAAGGAGAGTTTTGCTGGCTGTGGCCATTTGCAGCAGCGGCCTGGGCTGCAGCAGCGGCTTGAGCGGCTTGGGCTTTGCGGGTCTCGCGACGTCGTTCGACTGCACCTTTAGGTACCTCGACAACCTCACCTCTTCGTCGCTGTTCTCTACTAGCACGTTGCGAAAGGGCAGCGTGGATAGGTGCGAGAGAAGCAAGCATAGTCTCATTCAACTGAGCCTGCTCGGCGTGAACGGTGGCAGCGTGCTGACGAAGGTTGTCAAGTCTGGAGAATGCTTTACCACAGTGACAAGGGAAAGGGCGTTCACCGGTATGCTTTCTGTGTTTGTGAAGACACCAGGATTAAGAAGGACGCAAAAAATCACTTATCAGCCACAGTACAATAATCGTTATCGCAAACACTAAAGTCACTTACCTCACATGTCTTGCCAAATGCTCACTTCTTGTGAAGACCTTGTCACAATCACCGTAACCTCTGCACCTAAACATTTTGCCACCAGAGACACCCACAGGGATGATAGGCTGCCCATCGGGAGTGTAACCTGTAGCTGAAGGGGGTCGATTAGAGCTGCTAGGAGGGGAGGGGATAGGCTGTTCCGattgctgttgctgttgctgttgctgctgctgctgctgctgctgctgcgGGGGCAGATAGTAGCCACTAGAAGGAGGATGTTGGGGTGGATAAGCGCTAGAGCTAGTGAGTGGTGTTATAGGCTGAGGAGGGTAACTGTGGGAAGAACCGGGAGGGCCTGTCATTTCTGGATGGTATACTTGACTGGGCGACTCGCTAGGTGCGGACGCACCCTTGTTGTAACTGTGAGATGAAGGAAGTCTTTGATCAGGCGAGGTAGATTCGTGACCAGCACCGTGAGCGGAGCCCGGTGCACGTGAGTAGTTGTAGTATGCCCGGTCGTCGGGAGCTGCGAAGCTCATGCTGTCGACGATATGTGAATGTGAGGAGACCGTGAGAGAGTTCCAGGAACTGAGGTGTGATGTGCGAAATCACAGAAGGATGaaaaaagacaaagaaAAATGTTTGTCGACTTTGATCTATCGCCAAAGCGATAACGACGGACCTGATCGACGTCTCGTGATCTGTACCTGAAAGACGACTTTGAAGGAGACTGTTGTAAAGGGTCAGCACTCGTTCCACTGTGCTTTGGCAGATGAAgcgaaaaaaaaaattgCCGGCGTCATATTTACTATACAAATCCGCCCGCACCTCCCAACAACGCCCACATTATAAAGACGTGTTTCGTGCTGGCTGCTGTGCCAAATGCTCCGGCTCACGGCAGCCATCCTTTCATAAATCCTTTGCTGAGCTTATGATATCTGCCTTTGTAATTCAAGCGAAGGATAAGAGTGTTCGCCAGATCTGTGACTCGAGCatgggaaggaagaatggaagaggaaggggcaaagaaggaaagCGGGCGCGGAATGCCGAGATCCTTCTCGAGCACGGCAACGTGTTTCCGCATACCTATGTAGAACAGACACACTCTCCCATCCTCGACAGGAAACATCGCCCAGTCGTACAGAGGTTTGATGCACGATCATAGACACGTATGCACTCACATGGTTAAGCCGATGACTTCCAAAACACTTGACTCCGCAAGTAGTATCTGTCGTGGACAACCTGTAAGAGACAAATGGAATCAGCATCCTGCACGGTCACCACATTTGTAGGTTCCAGGGCTATCTTGATTGCCCTGAAATTAAGAGGTAAGACGGCAAAAGGAGTGAATACCTCAAGGAAGAGATGCAAAGCCAGACGCATGCGAGAATCGCACGAGTGGATTACCTCGAACAAAAGGCAAGGGATTTCGCTCCCGTCCATACTGAACGAAGGGTGGCGAACAAGGTCATTAAGATGTCTGGCGACGCGTCATAGATGACGAAAGGTGATAGGCTTATAGGTAGGCCTCTGCGAACAGCACAATGGACCAGAGAGGCAGAATGCGTGGCTCACCTTGTTGAAGTTTTGTTTCTCTGAGGGAGTATGGCGCTAGCAAAGCCACGTATGCTTGAGGGGGAAGTAGAAGATGGGAAGTGTGTAATAACACAAAGATGTAATTATCGAGATACAAAGAAATGTTGTTATGAGAGATGCCGATGTTGTTTGCTGCCGTCAAGACtggagggagatgaggatTTGTGATTTGGGGGAGTTGCAAAGGTACCGCCCCTGGGAGATTACTCTCCACTCATCCCTCAAAAATGCGATCCGTGTCCAGTCCTTCCCACTTAATTTTAGCGTTCTTTTCTGCCCTGCCTGTCCCTGGTCCCGCCCTGGCGGTAGGCACCGATTTCCAGTAACTCTCATACATACCTCTCACATTAAACTTTTTTTCGATTTTCTCCCAATTTTGTCACCGCAGATGAGTGCCACGCCAGAGATATCTGAAACAAAATAGTTACCGGGAGAAACCGATACGTTTCGATCCGTGGCACACCGAATATTGGGCTGAGCAGAAGGTTTTTGGGCCGCTGCGTTCGCTGCCGCTCATCATACGACGATCACAAGAATACACGAATAACAATGGGTGATCCGGTTTAACGATGGACTAATTGATGCACCTTGCATCGACCTGTTAACATCAGAGACTGAACGCTGAGCACTATCCATTAATGCGCTGCGcaaaaagaagagcagAAGAGAGGGCGAGAATAACGTACTAATATCAGCTGACAACCAGGGACAGCAGCGGCGGCGCCGGCAGCGCTGGCAAAGACGTTCGGCCCAGGTCCAATCAGAAGGCACGGCTTCGCCGAGGGCCAACTTCCTATCTCTTGTTTTTAGCCCATCACCATCCATGTCATCTCCACATTTCACATTAATAGCGTGACTGACTTGGCCCCGTGCGCTCGGTGCTGTCCGCCACCGGAGAAAACAACTTAGGAATGCTTAAGGTTCTGACCACATAGACCATGGCAATCTGACGTCGTAAACCATGGTTCCAAGAACAAAACTAAGAACAAAAAGAACAATACGGTGGAACTGTGTTTGATATACCCCTCGTTTCATGGTTTACCAAGGGCTGAAAAGTCGCACCCCGCAAACTCAAGCTCATATGTCACgaggcaagaagaagaatgcAACCAAGAATAATTCATCCATGTTCTTCTCTGTCCGTCCTCGCCTGCTTTTATCATCTAACAATTTCTCATCGAGGGTGCCGTCGAAGGTTACCGAACCTAACAAGATACACTCACAGATGATCTTATTCTCAGTGGTAGAGCGCTTTTGTGGGCAGAAGATATCTCAGTTTTAGCGTGTTCTAGTCATTGACCCACCTCGCCCCTACGGTAGGCTTAACTGTATTGCCCAAGCTGCGACAAGGCCCTTGATAGCTGAAAGACATGGTACGCTCCTAATGAGTGGATGGTTCCACCATTTAAGGAAGTTATAAAGCTTTCAGTCGCTTCCTGTCCTCCCACTGTCCCTtatttcttctctcctcctAACTCTCTTCCAATCACTGTATCACAGAAGATCGTTCATCGTAGGTTGTAGATCTACTAGGAGATCTGTCCCCGCTCTTCGCGTTACATAACTATTTATCGCCTCTTATCATCTCCGTTGATGTGGTCATAGTTATAACTGCGCTGGTACTGTCACTCGGATCTGTGCCTCTTTCTCGACCCTATCTATGATTTATGCTCTCTCGCAGAACTTGAACAATGAGCTTGGTGGCGCCTCGTGGCTGATGGCGCCTTAATGAGGCTTGGTTCCACGGTCCACAGTTAGAAGGAGTCCTTCTTGCGGAACTTTTGTGTACAATTACTACAACGACCTCGAGCGGGTAATGGCAGAGAACTGGAGAGATCGTCTCCCAGTACCATCCAATGCAATAAGTCGAGGCCATTATAATATGACAGTGGTATGAATAAAGTATCCCTTACCAGGCGACTCTGGCTGGCCCAGAATGACGATAAGGAAACAGCTCGGAAAGGAGATTTAAGGAGAATGAAGCATGAAGCATGAGGAGACAACCGAAAACCAAAGGATACCTGGCCGATGTTGATGCCAATTTGAGTTAGGGACTTGACGACGCTCGTGGCTGTTGGCTTAATTACATCTCCATGTAGCATATCGCTCTGAAGCTAATAGAAGCAGCAGTACCGTGGCTTGTAGTCCAGTGATGTGGGTAACAATATATGCGGCTTATCTTGCGGCTCTTAGGTTTTATACTAGCTTCTTCAGCACACCAGCGTTGCTTTGGTTTAGACTTATCCGTCAAAACACCTGACGTTTTCAATTGTTCTCCATGTTCCATGTTTAGCAACCAGCTGGGTTTTTGCTATTCGCATCAGGCGAGGAATGGCTGGGCCCTTTGACTATTGCCGATGGTCACTTCATGCATACTTGACACATTTTCTCTTGGTGATTTGCGAGTTTAGCATTTCGCAACTGGAGGCAAGTTACGTGTCGCGAGATGAAAACTGGCGACGTGTCATGGCGATCGCAGTAATTCCTTGCTGTAAATCGAAGAAGGGAGTACATAGGTGTTTATGTGTCATTTTTTTTattcctcttctcttttaGTTTCCTTTTGTATTTGGCTGGTAGCAGTTCACCGTCATCGAAGGCATTAGGAGTCTCTTGGTCTCTTGTATTTCGGAGTTTCACGATGGAGTCCGTTGTATCAACTGTTCGTTTCCTGCTGCTTTGACACTTTACAAATCCCATCTTCCAGTTTCGGGCTATCTTCCTTTCGTCTGAACGAATAGTCTTGATGGCGATATGATGTGTTGTCTGTTGGTGTCCCACGGCCACGTCTACAGCATGTGATCAGCAGTTCGACGACCTCGCAGACAAGGTTATTATAAGCTAACCCGTGCCAATGATCAGCAACGTCCATTTCGTCATAAGTCAATCAGTTACTACGCACATGGTCTGGTGAGCTCGTCGAGTAGTAGTACGTTGTTTGAAAAAGGCGGTAATGTTTAGCGCTTCGCTTACCGAAAAGTGCGGCGTGCAGTGCCTCGTGTGTCGATCACGTCGGTACATATCATCTGTTAGAACGGGTTaaggaagaggggaaaagcgagaaaggaagaagcaaaaAACTGAAGAGTAATAGAACTGGAAAGGGAGGACGGAAGGGAGGGCAAAATGCATACAGCTGCTGTTGGGACTCACGCACCGCAAATGCCAGGTACCGGAGGCCGGCTACTTGACCATCTGCCGAGAAGTCGGAGCACGGACAGTCAGTGCCTTGTTCCTCGATATAATGGACGGAGTCTCTGTGCTTGTCGAGTTTGGGCCGCCTTCATTTATTCATGATACGCATGCTTTTTCATGTATCGCAAATCACCGACGCACCGCTAAACATTGGTGTTTATAAAGGGTGACACTACCCACTGGTTGAAATGAAGGTTGTTGGGGCGTGAAGAAGGAGGTAAAATACTTCGCCACGCATCTTTAAAGCAGAAGAGCAGCTCCATTTTACGTCTCCTTTTCATCCGACAGGTAAGTTAACTGTTGTGGGCCCATTCTGGACACGTTCCACGCTGAATGACGATGACGTAGGCTCACGCAACTCGACATTTGATGATTATCCGACGTTCAACAAACTTTGCTGTCCGTGACCGACTCATGACCGGCGGCGACCCAGTACGACTACAGTACATGCAACCCCGTCCGCAGTCGGAGTTCGTAGGTTATCCTACCGTTATTCAGGTTCCTTTGCTTATTATTAGTAAGCTGGAGCTTGCGTGGCATGGAGCACGAGACGCAGACAACAAATCGCGCATGCACTGACTACCGCCCACCGAGCGAGTTAGTCTAGGGCAGATAATGGATGATATTATCGGTATAATTAAAGTGAGTATTGAGCAACGACGACTGCATTTACTATAGCAGCAGGTGACTTATAATAGCGTAAATAGTGGCTTACGTTCACCCATACCCATCACGTATCAATTGGAAGGAGCGCTTcgaaaaaaggaaaattAGAGAGAACTTTGTACGTACTATCATTAGACATGGATGTAAGTCATAAATATATGCGGCTGTGTAATGACGGCGCCTCATTGAGTGATCTCATCCATGACCGATTGAGACGTTTGTTGTGCATGTTACATGTTGGGTACAGCTGCTACTTGTACCTAATTTGTCACCACCCAACTTATTCGACTAGAGGCACTCTTGGAGCTGAAACAAACAGGGACGACTTACTAAAAATCGACAGGCCGGGCGTTGCTGTGATGTGACCCGATGTCGGATAATCATCAAATGTCGATTATGGTTGAAGGTTCAATAACAATTGAACGAAACAAGTGTCTAGGTATAGTGAAGAAATCTCTCTTGCCCAAGCTTTTAAACGATTAACAATGCAGCTTTCGataatatatatatgtacATTGGCGCTATTTTGGCCAGAGTCTTACTATATATGGATGCATCACTCCTAGAAGCACATGATTCGTCATAAACCACTTAGGGAAAAAAGCATCAACCTCTCAGTGAAACTATACCTTGTTCAaccctcttccccttttcCTGGACCCAATTCTCGATTACTGCTAGCTCTTCTTTATTTTCCGTAGACTTTCCCAAAATACTAGCCACCCATGGGGTTCCCACGCTCACGTAGCACTTAATTAACCTCTTCcaaccttcttccctcACCTGCGGTATCGCCCAGGAAAGAACGATTTTTTCATATGGAGACCTCTGACTTGACCAAGCTTTGGAGGCAGGTGAAATGAGTGAGAAGAAAACAAGCGGGTTGAAAGCGTTTGACGAAAGAGCAGTGGAAGCTACCTTGGCGAAACTGAGTTCTTCCCTTCGTAGGAACAATACATCTTCTTGCGGAGCGACTCTTCCATTCTCTTCAAACTTACCGCGCAGCTGCCGCTTCACAGGCGCGGTCAGCTCTAACCAAAGCTCATTAAATGAAACTTGTCCGGAGGTGACAAGGTGATACAGTAGCAGGAGGGATGTAAACTCGACTCTGTTATCACCCAGTCCCCTGTCATCCAATTCGAGTTTCGAAAGACGGTCTGAGAGGGAGTCTTCTCCTGACCCGGTTTTGATAGCATCATAAGCTTTGTATAGACCCGGGACGAGCCCACTGAGAGCACTTAGAAGCTGAGGTCGATTATTGCTCAGGATAGCAAAACGAGCTGATGATTCAAAGACTGTAACCATATTATCAGTTTCCAAAGTATAGAAGTCAAATCTAGACAGACGTTTGCATGATTTTCATGGTAGAGGGAGAAATTTGACACACCTTCTATCGCAAAACTATCGATCCGCCTAGAAGCTATTACTCCTTCTCGTAGTTTCCCTATCGTTGACCCGCACCAATCCCATCAGCCACATCATCCTGAATCTAGTACAGACACTCACGAAAGAGTAAAACCAGATTGTCAAGGCTCTCCAACTCCTCTCTCACCCTCGTTAactctttccctttcccattctctttcctctcgCCCTTTCCTATCGCAAGTCCTGGGAATATTATTGGAGGTGTATGTAATGGTGTACCATACTTGCGATAATGAGACTCAACTCTTTCAGCAATGTACTGCCTATATCTTTCCTGTGTTTTCCAATTTTTGAGCGCATCACCTTCCGCACCGTCACCTCCGCTTCTTGAAATACTCTGCaccatctccatctctctctctttATCAGGTTCGGCCCAATTCTCTTCCTCCCGAGGTCTCATGGGCTTGATATCACCTGCTGAAAATTCGAGCGCTGATCCATCTCTTTGCTGAGGGAACGTCCTACCTGGTGCCGGCATTGAGGTGACAAATAAAGACGAAGGGATAAAGGGAGtagaagaggaaggagcAGACCAATCACGTCGAGAGGGACGGGGCGTATATCGACCATGCGAAATTTGTGGTGTGCTTGATGGTTTGATAGCGAATGGGGTAGAACGAGATGTCCGTTGAGAAGGGGTCAAAGAGGTCTTTGAAGATCCAGGCATAGGTTCTGGGACTCTGCTTATAGACGATTGCGGCATAGCTTGTTCACTTGACGAACTAACGGGACTGGAAGGACcagggaaagaagaaacaTCCATCCCAGCCCCCGCTCTAGCTGATCTCGCGCCGCCTTCTCCTGGTCGACTATCATATCTCGGGAAAAGCGCCTGAGCTTGACTTGGAAGTCTGCTGTTGCTAGCACCGCTTATCGGGGGTGTATTTGTCGACGCTGATGGCCACCCGCCGTACGTACTGTTCATTTCATTATCAGAATTAAGGACAAATCCATTAGCGTTGGCGTTGCTGTGAGCGGACGGCCAGCCCCCTTGTCTACTGGCATCTCCAGACGGACCCTGTAGCCGTCGGAGATGGGGCGGTTGGTATACCGCTCTGGTCGGTCCTCGCCGGTCCATACGTAAGCTGCTCTTCTAGCTTCTAATGTGTCCTTGTATGTATCTACACTTGTCGCTGGTCTTCTGGAATCTTTCCTCAAAATCGTGAGATTGATGACAGGTTTCGGAAACCGAGACTTGTGAAATGGACAGCGAGCTAAGTTATACGCGATTGTTTTTAACGGACATAGGTCAATCTCCTGCTCTGTCATCCCCGCCGGTGTCCCAAATACGATGTACCAGGAGACATGTCCGTCAACAATTCCATTCCATATGAGAGATTAATAAACACTAAGGTGTGAGTCATTATATTAGTTACTCAATCTTTCTGCCCAACGCTTGCTCAAATCCCTTTTCCACATCGTCCCAATAATGCTCGCCCTTTGCCCCCCCCTCTTTCAATTTGCTGATCCTCGTAACCACCTCTGACACGGTCAACCGGTACTTGTTTGACAGTTCTATTATTTTCTCTCTATACTGCCTCCTCATCTGGGCCGCCAGGTCCGCTCCCGCGGCGACCTTTGCACTACGTTCTTCCCATGTGAGAGGCTTCGGTGGAGGTGCCAGGCTTCGTTCAGCCCTACCATTCTCAGCTTGGACGCCAGGGGTGACCGGACTAGATAAGTTACGTGACAGTCTTGGTGGCCGAGGCGGTATGGCATTGTCCGCATAAACTGTATCATACTCTACCACTTGCGTTGGTGACCTATGAAATGCCCCAGTCCCGGCGACAGACGAAGTTGAGAGTGATAGTCGATCTTGAGTACGTCGCCGTTTGGTAGAGCTTGCAAGAATCTGTTCCCGCAGTAACGAAGGACGAGAACGGCCTGAGCGATGTTTGGAAGATTGCGGAGTTTGGACGCTGGTCGACGAGGTATGAAGATTGTGGTGATCAGCGTCACTGCCGATAGCCGCAGATACAAGGGAAGGGATGGTTTTGAGGAGAGTAGATTGTGCCTGAGCAAGCACTGTATCGACACTACTGCTCTCTTTCTCCCCGACAAATTGAGAAGGGTGCACAGCCTCGTCGTTTTGTGGATGGTCTTGTGCAAGTATCTTGGCAGAAGACTCGCTGGTAGTTTTTTGGCGAACGAGCTCAGTTGCGGGTTGGATACCTATGGGTGCGTTAACAGTACGTGGTATAGTTTGGTGTGGACCATAGGCTTCTTTTCCCACTCTCAAGTGAGGAGATGCCGATATCTCCACCCTAACTTCGCTCCTTTTAgccatcttcttcctttcaGATTTCTCCCCATCCACTCCCGTCATTTCCACCGTTGCTCCCAGCATATCTTGCCTATCCACCTCGCCAGCTATCTTGTCCATTTT is a window from the Cryptococcus gattii WM276 chromosome L, complete sequence genome containing:
- a CDS encoding RNA polymerase II transcription factor, putative (Similar to TIGR gene model, INSD accession AAW44974.1~Vegetative cell wall protein gp1 precursor (Hydroxyproline-rich glycoprotein 1)) yields the protein MSFAAPDDRAYYNYSRAPGSAHGAGHESTSPDQRLPSSHSYNKGASAPSESPSQVYHPEMTGPPGSSHSYPPQPITPLTSSSAYPPQHPPSSGYYLPPQQQQQQQQQQQQQQQSEQPIPSPPSSSNRPPSATGYTPDGQPIIPVGVSGGKMFRCRGYGDCDKVFTRSEHLARHVRKHTGERPFPCHCGKAFSRLDNLRQHAATVHAEQAQLNETMLASLAPIHAALSQRASREQRRRGEVVEVPKGAVERRRETRKAQAAQAAAAAQAAAANGHSQQNSPYAQYHESQWNAPPHPRPRTNGGYDYPYVPEHSLNDDAGPSRRPGSSAGYGYQQGYYDSARPPAASGTGSSGDSMSGLPYPYRPMSASGRELPVPAHYAESEPPATAHGPPPQSPMYGNVPPAQQQPPNWSSPPPGHGAYPPHDAAAYPPPPEGYYPPTHAAHGSYPPREEVYEYHPPGWQSQYPHAPANGGPYAPGYGTGAPPTAPPPHESPFQYNVPNPNAEGYPYQNYDSRKRRAEDDFGKDDRKHPRPSSSSNTQVPDSSAPAQANNAHGAPHPPPHPGAASGNAAMDPPRPHDPNWLPATSERRGSLAISALLGSPPKTMRSGPSTAEGGAPGAHGYEGYHYDPHGQMSDDQHTGGEKEREEKREVKQDDNKKL
- a CDS encoding uncharacterized protein (Similar to SGTC gene model, INSD accession EAL17821.1); its protein translation is MPQSSISRVPEPMPGSSKTSLTPSQRTSRSTPFAIKPSSTPQISHGRYTPRPSRRDWSAPSSSTPFIPSSLFVTSMPAPGRTFPQQRDGSALEFSAGDIKPMRPREEENWAEPDKEREMEMVQSISRSGGDGAEGDALKNWKTQERYRQYIAERVESHYRKYGTPLHTPPIIFPGLAIGKGERKENGKGKELTRVREELESLDNLVLLFLFESSARFAILSNNRPQLLSALSGLVPGLYKAYDAIKTGSGEDSLSDRLSKLELDDRGLGDNRVEFTSLLLLYHLVTSGQVSFNELWLELTAPVKRQLRGKFEENGRVAPQEDVLFLRREELSFAKVASTALSSNAFNPLVFFSLISPASKAWSSQRSPYEKIVLSWAIPQVREEGWKRLIKCYVSVGTPWVASILGKSTENKEELAVIENWVQEKGKRVEQGIVSLRG